Below is a window of Cytophaga hutchinsonii ATCC 33406 DNA.
ATTTGTAGCTTGTTTGAGCCCCACAGGCTCTATGAAGTCTCAGGGAGTTGAACCCCGATAAAAATACCGATTGACACACAAATGTATATAAAAAAATTTTATTATGCAAATATATTGACATATCCTACTAATTTGTGTATTTTTTACAATAATATATATAACTGATAATCAAAATATTAAATAAATAATTCACTAAAAAAATCTTTTTGCCTGTTTATAACATCTTAAATTTTAGGAATATATACAGTATCAAAATCAGTAATTTTACTAAATAACTTTGACTGATTTAGCTATGACAGGTCTGTTTGTAAATTTTTTCGAATGTAAATTAAGTAAGAGCAAATTCAATATTTATGAGATGCCTTATGTGTCTTACAATACGAAAGAAAAATATACAGCTCTAAGAAAAGAGAACCCCGATTACAAGTTTTACAAAGTAGCCAATACCATCTACTATTGGAGTATTACGGCATTGCCTTCTACAACGCTTACAGGGAAGAGCATTACGGTTAATACCGCAGAACATCCAAAGGTTATAAGTAAAATAATAGAAGAATCTATCTTAGCTTTTTTCAGAACCAATTACTCTGCTGTTTATAAAAAACAACAATGCCATTATTGGGACATCGTTTCAAACAAAGAACTTCTCAATCCTTCTATAAAAGGATTAAGTGTAAAGAACCAAACACATTTCAATACCTACTTCTTTCGTACAGGAGAGAATATCAGTTATGGATTTCTACTCTCAACAAGCTTGAGGTTAAATATCACATACACAAGACAAGATTTTGAAAAAAATAATATTGCTCATAACGACCTGTTAGGCAAAGACAATATAGTATTTGCGAACACAAAAGCATTGAAGAGACTACTTTCTGCTACAGGACAACAAGAGAACTATGATTCACAAGTTGCCAAGTTAAATGCTAATTCAGAAAGTTTTAAACTTATATCTGCTACCTATGAATGGCTAAATAATAACCGCTCTAAAATATTCCTTCCTGATAATAATTCTATAGCATCAATCTCCAAGAAGTATTTGCCTTTAGAAAACAATAAGATTTATTCCGAAAAACTTAATTCCCCTACTCGCTATTATTTTGGAGGAACAACATGCCCAATGACTGAAGTAGATGTGAGAGGTAATAAAACATTCATATCCTATGATGAACAGGTTAAGCGAAAGAAGCCTTATAGTTATGGAGGTTTCAGTGGAGAAGAAGTATTAATATCCATTCTATGTCCGAAGACCTATGAAGGAATACTCGAAGGATTTTGGAACAAACTTGAGGCTACTCTAAAAGGGAAACTTCACTTAGAAAAGCTTAGATTCAACAAAATTGTATTAAGCGGAACAGCAGTTGAGAACTATGAATCGGAATTCTATAATCAGGATTTATTGAAATCCCATTTAGCAATTGTAATTGTTGATGAGCACCATAAAACACTTCCTGTAAAGAAATCTCCTTATCACACTTGTAAAGCAAAACTCATAGGAAGTGGCATACCTACCCAAGATATCCAGGTCGTCAATCTGAAAAATGCCAATCAATTTACGATTAATAATATTGCATTAAACATTTATGCTAAGATTGGTGGTACTGCTTGGACAATAGAGAAGGAAGACAAAAGGATGGAGGAGCTTGTCATTGGAGTTGGTTCTTCCTTGAGCAGTGATGGTAAATTAGTATTAGGAATAGCGCAGATATTCCATTCTGATGGTCGCTATTTAGTAGGTGATTGTACTCCATTATCTACTTTTGACAATTACGCAAAAAACTTAGAAGATTATCTATATTCAGCTATTAGTAATGAGATAGATAGAAGTCTTAATAAAACGAAAGAGTTCAGGTTGATTTTTCATTTGTTTAAATCAGCGAGCTTTCAATATGAAATTAAGGCGGTTGAAAATTTGATGAAACGATTTTCCGATACCGATTTGACGTTTAAATATGCTTTTGTTCATCTTGCATACGGGCACAATTTTAGAATGTTCAACAATGACGGAAATAAAGATGTAGACAAAGGAACATTAGTTCATATCTCGTCTCACTGTAAGCTTCTTCATTTCACTGCATCAAGCAGTATCCCATTAGAGATATTAATAGACGGACGTTCTACCTTTGTTGACCCATATTATCTATCAAAGCAAGTGTATTGGTTTTCTCATCTTTCTCATAGAACTTTTACTCCATCAAAGAAAACGGTTACCATATTGTATCCTGCCTTGATGTCAAGATTAATGGAGAAACTCAAGGAAATAGAAGAT
It encodes the following:
- a CDS encoding argonaute/piwi family protein, which produces MTDLAMTGLFVNFFECKLSKSKFNIYEMPYVSYNTKEKYTALRKENPDYKFYKVANTIYYWSITALPSTTLTGKSITVNTAEHPKVISKIIEESILAFFRTNYSAVYKKQQCHYWDIVSNKELLNPSIKGLSVKNQTHFNTYFFRTGENISYGFLLSTSLRLNITYTRQDFEKNNIAHNDLLGKDNIVFANTKALKRLLSATGQQENYDSQVAKLNANSESFKLISATYEWLNNNRSKIFLPDNNSIASISKKYLPLENNKIYSEKLNSPTRYYFGGTTCPMTEVDVRGNKTFISYDEQVKRKKPYSYGGFSGEEVLISILCPKTYEGILEGFWNKLEATLKGKLHLEKLRFNKIVLSGTAVENYESEFYNQDLLKSHLAIVIVDEHHKTLPVKKSPYHTCKAKLIGSGIPTQDIQVVNLKNANQFTINNIALNIYAKIGGTAWTIEKEDKRMEELVIGVGSSLSSDGKLVLGIAQIFHSDGRYLVGDCTPLSTFDNYAKNLEDYLYSAISNEIDRSLNKTKEFRLIFHLFKSASFQYEIKAVENLMKRFSDTDLTFKYAFVHLAYGHNFRMFNNDGNKDVDKGTLVHISSHCKLLHFTASSSIPLEILIDGRSTFVDPYYLSKQVYWFSHLSHRTFTPSKKTVTILYPALMSRLMEKLKEIEDWDTKRPAKDSKIINTLWFI